Sequence from the Xiphophorus couchianus chromosome 23, X_couchianus-1.0, whole genome shotgun sequence genome:
CTTTCtttcttgatattttatttaaaaaaacctcaTGAATATGAGCATACTACccgaaaaaaaaagaaaaatatccttGCAGGCACGACACCCCTAAGACCGAGTGATTGTCTTTGGCGAGGTGCCATTGAGCTTTGAAGACATTCCTAGTAGGATATAAATAGTGTATTTTTCCTCAGCACCGCCGTGTAGACAATGGTAGAGATATGGAAGTGGCCAGTCTTCCTCTCACTAAGTAGTACTTTCCCAGAGAAGTACAGGCCTTTACTCAAGAGGCCAGTAATATATGAGACTGaccacactttttaaaaaaaagtgttgacaAGTTTAAAGTTAGACATAAATAAACACCATCCTCTTTTCATGAACTTTGTCATGTCAACATTAATCATTTAACACCGATGAAAATGTAGATTAtgagtcatttttttgtgtcatttctttgcttgtttgtaTCTAAAGATGGTATATGATGGGAAATAGGAAGTATGTAGTATgtagctgttaaaaaaaatagatattctACTCCAGAGTAAAAGAAACAATCACCCGTCATGATTGTGAAAGCAGGTTTTACGGGAGAGATGAGACCCCaatctgtttaaatatttactgtccAAATATTAAGCTGCTGCAAGGAaaccaaatgtgaaaatgtctgTATTTCATTTTTGCTCTTGCAAGCCTCATATCTGGCCATTGTTCAAGCATGAGGCAGTGTGACGGCGTGGCGAGAGGGTGAGAAAAGACTCTTACATAAGTTTGACTATTTCCTGTGCAGAATTGGCTGAGGTGGCTTGCAGAAGCAAACAAAGAGATGCACCTTTATAAATTAGCCTCAACGTGGGGAAGTTTAAATGCTGCCTTTTAAACCATCCTATCATCCTCCACACACATACATTCAAGCTCGCCTGCCAGCTGCCAGGCTTGTATGCAAAAGATGGTGAAGATTATTCTTGTatttatgaaaacacagaacactTGCTTTGAACCCACAGTCAGTACTGGAATTCATATCAgtagtttcacatttttactttaaatatgttcTGCCTGTGTGCTGCTCCAACCCACTTGGTGAAATAAGGAGGTGTTCAAGATTTCTTATGCAACCTAAGATTTCTCATACCTCAGAAAGAGTGGCATAAATATGAGATTAATagcttttaacaaatattataTATGCTCCACcaaataaattttattcataGACAGTAAATACAatgaactgtttttttctgtgtaattacaGTAAAACGATGAGGCAGCAGTACTCTGGGCTAATGAGCCACACTAACACAtttttagagatgcaccaatcaataGGCTAGTTTTTCCTTAATAGGCTCTAATTGTTGATCAGAATTTGAAATactgaaaattatgttttcttttcctttaaacGCACCAGAACTAGAAGTGTTCACCGCCTTTGATCTACAAATTCAACAACCAACAAAATGTACTTGCACTTTTTTCAAGTGTAAAAATATCTAAGACATACTAGGGACATATGCTTTCATGCATAAATAGGAAAAAGTTTGTAATTCCTTCTGTTGGATTCCAAACTAATATCTATTTTACAGAATTTactacatatttattattttatgtggGGGAAAGCTGAGAGACAAAACTAGTAATTCAAGACAGTAGTTGGTAAGTTagaccttaaaaaatatatttatatgtgcTTTAGTAGCATTTCCACGTCTCATACTAATGAGTGAGAGAGCTCCAAGTCTTTCTAAGAACTTGCACTACTtccttcagaaaaataaatcagatttggtCAAATATGGCAATGGCATGTGAGTGGACATTGATATCGGTTATGAAAGCTGAATCGTTTATCCGCAGATCAGATGATGAaattttggtgtgtttttctctccattaAAGATATCAAAATCTAGATCTAACATTAGTTTTAATGTATAAACCACGAGCCATAACATCATAAACTTTGATAtaatattttgggaaaaaaatactacataaatgtcatttcacttttattttaattagtaaatGAGCTCCCTCTTTAGGAAATCGTGGAAAAATAGAATTGGTAAAAACTGGAACCAACAGGTCAGAtcccaaataaaatctgaaattccAAGAAAAGAATGACAATGCTGGCCAGAAAAGGTCCAGTCGATGAATCTccatacatacattttattatttaatgtgtCATGTCTCTTCGGGAAAAAAAGGGAACTGGCATGTTGAAtctcaaagaaaaccagaaattgGCATCggcctaaaaaaaaacccctgattggtgcatctctacacATTTTCAAATCTCTTTACTAATTAGTGAGTGAGGCAAAATATAAATAGTACCCCTCTTCATGTGCGCTTTGAAGTTCTGCATATGATTTTCTTGAAGGCTTTTCTGAAGTCTCTATTAAAAATAGTGTAAATAATGGGGTTCACCGAGCTGTTGCAGTAGCCAAtccaaaagaaaagtttgaaaagtgcGTCAGGGATGGTGCAGCTGTTTCTGCAGATCGCATGGAGGCTGTAGGTGAAGAAAAAGGGGAACCAGCAGAGCACGAACACCCCCATCACCACCGCCAGCACGAAGGTAAAACGCTTCTCCCGCATCTGGGCCACTTTGGTCTTGTTAGCCGCGCCCAGCTGCTGTCGCTCGGCGGGGTTCTTCTGCTCCGGGAATGGCTGTGACGCCCGGGCCGAAGCCCACGAGAGGCGGCAGCTCTGCGGAGGGCAGCATTCCGACCCCTCCACCTTTCTGCGCTTGGTGAAGCGGTGATGGCGGGGCTTGGTATCCGAGGAGTAACAGCTCTCTTCCAGGTCGATGTCGTCCAACTCCCCTTGCCTCTGCTGATGGCTGCCGGAGCTCAGGCTGCTGGGGCTCTCCACCTCGAACCGGTCCTTCCTGACGAAGCAGGTCTCCGACTGGGAAGGTTCTCTCTCCAAGCCGTTCTTGGCCACAAACACGGTGGACGAGCGCTGCTTGGCCACTTTGTAGATCTTACAGTAAACCAGAATCATGATGAGACCCGGAGCGAAGAAGGACACAAGGCAAGAGGAGAGGATGTACCAGGTCTCGTCAGTCAGCTCGCACTTCCTCTCGTCGTGCTTGGTCATGAGAAGAGGGGGGAAGGAGATGATGGTAGATATCACCCACACCACAGTGATCATGGACTTGATGCGCTTCGGCGTTCGCTTCAGGTTGTAACTCACAGCCTTTGTCACTGACCAGTAGCGGTCCAGACTGATGGCGCACAGGTGCACGATGGATGAGGTGCAAAACAACACGTCCAAAGCCAGATAGAAGGCGCACCAAGTACTTCCAAAGAGCCAATAACCCATCACCTCATTGACTAAAGAGAACGGGATGACCAGCGTGGCAACCAGGATGTCCGCCGACGCCAGGGAGACCAGAAAAAGGTTCTGTGGCGCACGGAGTGCCCTGCTGGTCAAAACCGCAACAATAACTAATACATTGCCTACAATAGTCACAGAAATCATAACAATAACTACAAGTATGATGAGTGCCGTGGCTGCCTCCGGGTACGGCAGTGAGAGCGGTGCGTCGGTGATGTTGCCATCCCTGGAAACGTTTTCCAGCAACACATTTAAATCCATCAAATCCATTCTGGCTGAAATCTGTTCTTTCGGatcatttttgatatattttctcCCTCTTAAAAGAACTGAGGCTGGGCACGCTATGCTGCGTCGCTACAGATCGGTGCTCCGCTGTGCGCAACGCTCCTGTTCAGAACAAACGCAGCGCATCATTCAGAAGACTCCAAAGCTGCAAACAACACCGATTTCCTGAAATAGCATGTTTTGCATGAAAGTTCGTGGACACAGTTCTAGCACTTCCACCCGATCCCgaacataaagaaaacatgtgaaCAAAGTCGCTCCCTTGTTGTCACATTGCCCTGCGTAACGCTGGCTGCTTCTGTTTCTCTTTGGAGAGGAGCTGGCGAGCCACGCTGCGGGTGGAATGAATGTTCTCACAAGAGTGGGGTGACATCACAGCAAGTACCAGCCCATCTTCAAAACTCAAGCACggaaagaaggagagagagagagcagataACATTCTCTGCATGCCATTTCTCCTGGGGTTGTTGTGTTTCATCTGTCCCCGGTGttgttttttgaaatatttcgcAAAGTAAAAAAGTATAAGTTACAAAGTAAAGTTTACCACACTCATTGTaagttgtgtgtattttttcatgttttcactgggcgtatttgttattttattttatttatttatgtactgCTAGTTGTGCAACTAAACTTAGAACTACCCCAACCCGACAGTTCTATATATACTATACACTGTTTCATTAAATTGAATTTAGAATAAGAGATAACAGTTTGCAACAAACATGAATTTACCTATTATATTGATTATTCGtcaattttttgtgttttaagtaCAATTTTGCATTGATGTGCCAACCCTGGATTATGAGTGACCTTCATCAGAGCAGAGCACCCTTTGGAAAGCTGATCCCATCTCATATGCTTAAAGTCAAGTTTTTAACTTCTTGCTGCGCATTAGTACCAGTTAAATAGACGTAATTCCTTGTATACAGCAACGTATATGAGTAGATTTGTAGATAAACGGGTTAGATTTTCGAGACCATCATGAACACAACTTTATCTATTTAGCCTACTTGATAACAAATATCTTTCACTATCAGAATAATGGAGACAGCCTTTTTTAACTTGAAGTATTATGACTGAAAATGTCAATACAGAaaacacccacacccacacgccCACACCCTGCCCACATCCccccttatatatatatatatatatatatatatatatatatatatatatatataaaattaaactgaaatactgacaaactttaatctgctgaaaataaaagcagctatCTAAGTGTTTGGAAGCTGAGCTtgctatatacagtatatatataatatacagtatatatactgtagctTGCTATAAAAGTCACTCTGGTGACTTTTTAATCACCAGAGTGGTTAAAAAGTCCTCATTGTTTCCAcaactgatttagaaaaattactttaaagaaataaatattacttttcaaaaaataaatgaaggttCAGTTCAGTCACCAACTCGTCTAGTCTCACATTCTATCCCAATTACAATTTTAGAGAATGGTTGTTCAGGTTTCTGTCTCAAGGCGAAGCCCACTGTTGTTTATACGCACAATCGCTCTTCCATTATTCATGCAGTGTAATCTGGGGTCATTCTCTGCAGCCACACTGAAGCCAACTGTTATACCTGTTGCAGTTTTATCTGTTTGCTCTCAGTTATATCAGATGTGTGCCGCTGGGACAGACAGCTAGAGGGATATATGCCTGGATACAAATTGCCagggacttaaaaaaaaatattaccatATTCAACATTGCtgtagaagagaaaaaaaaaacattacagctGACAAGAAAGAGTCTGCCTAACACAAGCAGATCACCAGTTTTGAGttgaatgtatatattttttaacataaacagCATCTGCTATGAGGCTATTGGGCTGGGATTTGTAACCCATCTGAAGCTGCATAAAAGCCAACATTTGCAGATATGTGCACGGTTGTGTTCACTCTTGAGAGTGAGTTATGTGGAGGCTCAAGAAGAACATTGGCTGCTGTGAGATTAAACCTTAAAAAGCAGTTCCAGGGAATTTTATAGTGAAAGAGGAGGCGGATTCACATTATCAAgccatttttttctctactttttgctgtgaaaataaaacaacaaaaaaattgtgtaaAGGTCATAAGAAGGGCTCATGTCACTATGTATCACTAGTATGTGAACACCTGCCTTGAGGGTTTATCTCCattgtaaaatcagaaaaacgcTGCCTCAGGTAACCAGCGTCCTCCAACACATGAATCATCTAAAGCAATgcaattttataatttttgccCATTATTTTATTACCTGAGGAACCAAGATATTGTGTGCAGTCATAACAAGCAGGTTGTTATGCACATATGATGAAAGATAGCCAGCTATTAAAATGGGttcttttattgctttgtttgaGCTTTAAAGGGCAGCTACAGATGAAAATTAGCTCAGAGCTAGAAGGGATGATACAAAACATATGAAATAGGATATTTTTGTAGGTAATTGTCAAATTTTACCTTCGCAGTTGTTCCaccttttgtatgttttatgttttccaaaGATGTAAATCCTTTTACATGTATTCATTACAACAATGGTTATTGTAGATGAGGTATTATTCAAAGGGGTTCAGCATGTTTATCGAGAACAAATACAAACAGTTGAAAATATGGTTCAAcacctgaaataaattaacatctAGTTTACCTCTCAAAAAGAACTCAGAAAACACTTTGtctattttcttttggtgtATATGCAAAGAAATGAAACTCTTCAACTTTCTTCAAAGTTACTGTGCAAAGTCCAGAGGCAGAAGACATGAGAGAGAAGCTAAGCAGCAAGTGTGTTAACTAGCGTGTCATCATGAAGAATCACCTCTGATCTCATCCTAGAAAATTACCATGAGGCCTAAAAAGGTTCAAACATGAGAGAGGAATTAGATacaagttcattttatttattctcagaGTCTGCTTCTTGTAATACAGCAACATCTGACATCCCGTGATTTTGACTCCCGCATTTGTTTGGCTAAATAGAACATCACACTGAATGAAGTGAGTACAGAACAAATCAAATACCATCCaagaacatgttttaataaaaactacagCCATTTTTGAGCAGATAAAGTTAATGAGCTATTTGCCATGCTGCATGTTGGATACCTTTGAGACATACATGACCTCGGTGTGACGCACATGCCGGATCCATTTaccatcacatttttaaatattatcagCACAGAAGTGTCGGAAGCAGCACAAATAGACGCTCAATCAGCTTTAAACAGATCGACTCATCAATCATTAGATATGCATAGTGATTTGACAACTTGTCCAACTGCCAGCAGGTAATGTTTTGAGTCATGTGGTTCTAGTGATAATGGCTGCCCTCAGAAATTATTCATTAGCTCAGAGCTGCATATTAGTATGCGACCTGAACATCCTTTTAAAGCAGAGCGACTCCTGCACATATATGTTCTCAGACTTTCTGAGGTCACCGCTGAGCTAGTTGCATTGTGTACAGGTCTGCAGGACATTAACAAGAATTGTAGACATTTCTTATCAGCCTGTATGGGGAGAAAttgttgtaaaaaatatgtagttatGCTGACACTTGATGAAGCAGATAACACTGTTTATTGGCAATACAAGACAGACTGAGTCAAGTGCACACAATATGCAGGCCTGAAACAAACCCACAAATATTGCTCAAATATTCATTGATGATTTTTAAGCCTGCCTTGTGATGGGCTGACGACCCATCCAGAGTGTCCCCCTCTCAACCAATGACAGACAGCTGGTTATAAGCAATATATTAATGGCTGGATTTTTAAGCAGCAATCAAGATTCCTCCAATGCAGCAACTGTATTTGCATAAATTTTACAAGAGTTCATATTCATTGGACTTTATGTTGTGGTTTGAAATCACGATTACAGCTTAAATCCCAAAACTGAAAGGATAACAGaagttttcactttaatttcaCAGCCACAGATGCTGttagagacaaaagaaaagacCGGACTGCAAATGTACCAGAAGGCTctgcttcaaaatgtttgtgtgctAAAAATGTTACTCCTACACTTTAATGTTCATCTATTTGGCAAAAATATCTACAGTGcttagggaaaaaaaagtcccagATTACAGATGtcattttatttggtaaaattcAAATGCTTCAAATTAAGTTTAGCAACACAAGtgaccaatttaaataaaaaaaaaaacaatttttttgacATGATAATGTAAGTTAAACATGTGGGGGAAGAAACATGACAAAAGATGAACTTTAGCATAAAACCAACACCGCATTTAAGACAAAGAACATGAGAACAAAAGTCAAAGAGGGGATTGGGTAATGTGATGATTTGGGGCTGCATTACTTCTTCATATCTGCTGTGCTTCAAAGCATGAATTCAGTTACCTACCAGGTAAAGTTTAGCCATCAGTTTGCTTCCCTTAGTTTGGATCAAATCAAAGTGCAGAGGACATTTTCATGctgaaaaaaatcttcagtgtAGCtgaattacagtaaaataattccTCAAAGAGTGAATCGGAATTACTCTGCAACGGTTTTAAAGACTTACTGCAAGTCATCACAAATACCTAATAGCAGTTGTTGCCACCGAGCATTGAACATGCATTAAGTTTGGGACAATGGAGCAGATTGGTTTGAATATTTGTTCCCCTAAATGCATGAAACCATCaattaaaactgaatgttgTAATTACTGAATCGTTCAATGCTTgacaaagaagcaaaataataaaaaaattaataaaaatgtattttttttatcttcttttaaaCGCTCCTATTCTTGATTGTGGATGTTAAAAGATGAAAGGGTTTACCACTGAAAAAGGAATAAGATCAGAGTTGACTTTTTTCTTCATAGAGAAAATTATAACATTTGATTTTCttggtggaaaatattttaccCAGAGAATTTGTTATTAAGTCAAGAAAAAtactgatatttttatgttcttgACTGCAAGGTTTTTGCAGCCTTTgacagaaaatcacattttgatGGTCTCAGAATGAATGTCAGCATCAGTCAACAGTCGGAAACCTCTAAGTCAATTTTAGATGAGTTTGGTCTGCATTTTTACAACCTTTCATGGGAAGTAGGAGCCATGGAGTCAAAGAGCCAATTATTTATATAGAATCATCTGCCATggttgcatgttttctctttcaccTTATAGCACAGGAGTAACTGTAAGTGAATAAAACTTCATTTTCTTCAAGGTTTAGCTAACAAACGTCTGGTGAATTCTTGGTTGTATGGACTGTAATTAAGtggatttaactttttttcaggTATAATTAGCATGTAATTTAAATAAGTTGACAGCCTTTTGAGgtaaaaatctttcaaaaatgtatttggttaaTTTGACATAATGTATATTGAGTGATACTGAGGATTGGCCTGCAAGGTATCCCACACTGCATTGCACAGGCAGCAGTAATAAACGGAGAAAGTGAGTGtagaaagttttaatttttttaaacaactatttcatttattataaaatttagttttaagatATTTAGGGTGAGACAGTAGACCTCACAGCTTCATCTATGTAGTTGGTTAATCAAACGTGAGCCTGATTTGAAATGCAGTCCAGAGTTTTTGGAGCAGTGCACATTCACTAGTCTTACTAGCTATTTTTTTGGCAGGTACCTTTATAGtaataaagcattttaataCAAATCAGAGTAAACCTAAGTCAGTGCAGTGTAAGCATATCATTATTTTGCATAAGAATAAGTATGACATGGCACTGTGGACTAAAAAAGATTTCTCTGCACttttaaagtggcagtattatgtaccatacattttctttagttttacatcatgttataatgttattccctcattaaagACATACTTGGATTGTTGCCTTCcttctttaatgcatgtttgcGAAATCCACGACTAAAAGCATTGTTAAATGTTGACCATAGAAATGTTGAtttgatgatgtgctgaaggtgtagtgttggaaagagcaggagcttcttaaagagacaatgACCCTATTTCAAGGCGTTCAATTGctaaatcaagtttttttaaaggggcaatattatgcattttccaggcacatggtgcctttttatagcaaaacaaagtaactgttaccttcaattgttataaaagtTCTCTCTATATTTATATACCTTCAGCCTgcagctggctagtctgaaggagacTAGCCAGGGGTGTCTTGGGAAAGAGGTGCTCTGTGAAACAAAGATCCATAATTCTGTCCCTCTAAAATATAGTTTGTTCAGGTGTAACCTTATCTTGTGCATTATTTCACTTTCTGTAgacatttgtgtaaaaaaaactacactaCAAGAGCAAGAgccaaaaactatttttgtagatatacaaaaaaattagtTATCGGTACTATTAAATGATTACACCTTAAGTTAACTTAAGGTGTGCATTCTAAAACATATGTTATATGTTAATGCTAATCAGTAAAttgaaagaaaaccagaatATTTTGAGGCAACaagtttgcttttattaaagtaaaaataaattattagaaTATGACCATTTTAGTTAGATAGGGTCACGTTAAAAATCTTACtgagtttaaataataaaaagttgtcATTGTCAATTTAGGGAATTGAGAGGAGAGTGTCATGTAACAGATTTGAGAAATACCctattcttttttgcaaaaaaaaaatgttcctgttaGTTAATCTACTCAAACAAAGCTTCTTAGTCATTGACATAGAGCTCTACTTCAGTATCTTTGC
This genomic interval carries:
- the adra2db gene encoding alpha-2Db adrenergic receptor, producing MDLMDLNVLLENVSRDGNITDAPLSLPYPEAATALIILVVIVMISVTIVGNVLVIVAVLTSRALRAPQNLFLVSLASADILVATLVIPFSLVNEVMGYWLFGSTWCAFYLALDVLFCTSSIVHLCAISLDRYWSVTKAVSYNLKRTPKRIKSMITVVWVISTIISFPPLLMTKHDERKCELTDETWYILSSCLVSFFAPGLIMILVYCKIYKVAKQRSSTVFVAKNGLEREPSQSETCFVRKDRFEVESPSSLSSGSHQQRQGELDDIDLEESCYSSDTKPRHHRFTKRRKVEGSECCPPQSCRLSWASARASQPFPEQKNPAERQQLGAANKTKVAQMREKRFTFVLAVVMGVFVLCWFPFFFTYSLHAICRNSCTIPDALFKLFFWIGYCNSSVNPIIYTIFNRDFRKAFKKIICRTSKRT